The genomic region CATTGTTTCATTCCTTGTTCGAATAACATTTAGGACAACACTTGGGACTACAAATTAGGAACACTTGGGACAACTTATTGGGATAGTTAAAGTGCAGTAAGTTTGTTGGCATTTTTTACTTGGATAATTTTGGCAGACTTTCTATCAACAAATGATCTCTTGTTTATACTTTTATCAAGTTTATTGTTGTAGGAGGATTTATTTTTTCCCTTGGTTAAATGATAGAAGAGAGAAGAGGTTGATTGAAAGCAAACTTTATCCTTATCTTATAAGTGCATTTAAAGCTTATAGGAAACTTGCATATGAAGGAATTTATGGGATAATTATTATAGATAATTAAAGAGATTAATTCAGCTTTTAACTAAGTATTTCAAGCCTATCTAAATGTTACGAAAGAGTTCTTGtgttagcctataaataggcctgaTTGTTGTACACAGAGATAAGTTTTTGGAGTGTCTCTTTTGACTGTTGTGTTGagttttcttattgtttttgttCGACACTCTTGTAGACATTTTATTCAAGAGTTATTTTGACTTGTAAGTGAGGTTGTTGGGTGAGTAATTTGTAATAATTGGGTTCATTGTTGGGGTTGCAATTATCCATTATGTAAAAGTAGATTGGGTTTAAGCCAATAGGTGATATGAAtaattgttgaataaaatcattcattgaGTGCGGCTCCACAGAATAGGATTTGTCCCAGAAACAAGACGTAAATCggggatctctatctgatataatggagactggcactccatgtagtctgaTAATCTCAGATATGTACAACTCAGccaatttatctaaagaataatccatacataccGGAATAAAGTGCGCGGACTTTGTCAATCGgtcaacaattacccaaatggcatctttcttttttggagaCATCGGTAACCcaaatacaaaatccatagtgactCTTTCCAatttccattccggtatagtGATTGGTTGAAGTAACCCCGAAGGcacttgatgttcagctttaacctgTTGACATAccaaacactttgatacaaattcagagatatcacgtttcatacctggccaccaatatatctttttcaagtcattatacattttattactccctgGATGTACAGACATAGTACCATTGTGGGCTTCGTGTAGAATCTTCTGTATAAGCTCGGAATTCTTCAGTACACATACTCTGCCTttgaataataaacaaccatcagtcccagtctgaaattctgaatcattacTGGACTTATAATGTGCCTGTTTAGCCTGTAacttctcatcatttttctgagcttcacaaatttgTTAATGGAATATCGATTTAGCTCTCATTTCagctatgattgaaccatcattAGCCAGTGACAACCGGGtattcatagctcgtaaagcaaacagagatttctggctcaaagcatcagctaccacattagccttacccggatggtaatcaataaccaaatcataatcctttatcaattcaagccacctgcgttgtctcaaattcaaatctttttgtgttatcaaatatttcaagcttttatgataagtataaatatgacacttttcaccatacaaataatgtcgccatattttcaatgcaaatacaatagcagctaactcgagatcatgtactgggtagtttctttcatgtggcttaagttgtcttgaagcataggctattactttatcttcttgcatcaagacacaacctaaaccatttaatgatgcatcactataaataataaattctttacccgattcaggctgtACCAACACAGGTGCTTTTGTCAACAACTCCTTCAATCGGTCAAAACTTTGCTGGCATTTATctgtccattcaaatttaacatctttctgtaataaacgGGTCATCGGAGAAGATATCATAGAAAACCCCTGTACAAATCTctgataataaccagctaaacccaagaaacttctaacttcagatacattcttcGGTGGGctccaattgacaatagctgaaattttactcggatctaccctgatgccttctgtagatacaatatgtccgagaaaacctacctctcgaagccaaaattcacatttactgaatttagtaTAAAGCTTCTTTTCACGCAGAATTTGCAACACCATTCTCAAATGTTCAGCATGCTCATTTTCATCTCGAGAATAAactagaatatcatcaatgaaaactatTACAAACCTGTCTAGATACGGTCTGAATatccggttcatcaaatccataaatactgcaggtgcattagtcagcccaaatggcataaccagaaactcataatgcccatacctggttctgaaacctgtctttggcacatctgactcttttatccgtaactgataataacccgatcggagatcaatcttcgaaaatactgtggcacctttcagctgatcaaataagtcatcaattcgaggcaacgagtacttattctttatagttaccttattaagttgccgatagtcaatacacaatctcaaagacccgtctttctttttcacaaacagaactGGAGTACCCCAAGGTGAATGAATCGAACGAACAAAACCTCTGTCAACAAGTTCCTGTAACTGTgcctttaactcttttaattctgtaggaGCCATACGATACAGAGCTATGGAAATTGGGGCAGTTCTTGAAATCAGATCTATggaaaattccacttctctttccAGTGGCAACCCTggtaactcctctggaaacacatcagaaaattcacatacaactggcactgcctgtatctttgactcagataccttagtatccaacacatatgCCAAATAAACATCGTACCTTTTTCTAACATACTTCTGAGCTGTCATAATTGAAATCACATTAGATAATTCATCTGTCTGATCAGATTTAACCTGAAGTAATTCTCTATTCAGGCACTTCAACACAACATATTTTCGTTTACAGTTTACTACTGCATCATGCtaagttaaccaatccatgcccaatatcacatcaaactcatcaaaaggcaataacatcaagtcaatCGGGAAACAAATACCTCTTACCatcagtggacaatttttacaaactttatccaccatcacaaactggcccagggggttcgagattttaaccacaaattcagtaggttcaacagataaatttttaacaaatgctaattttgtgcatatgtatgaatgtgtagaggcaggatcaattaatgcaataacattagtgtcataaagagaaaatgtacccgtaattATATCAGGAAAGGACGCCTCTTCACGAGCtcgaatagcatatgttcttgcgggtgctctaacatcGGATCTAGCTGCTGAATCTCTGGATGCACCCCTGCTACTCACTCCCAGTCCTGGGTTTCTCTACGGTCTACCTCTGGTAGGAGCATTTTCGGATCTTGCACTCATTATTTCTTCCCTTTTTGTTGTTTCAGGACAATCCCGAACAAAGTGATCTGGTGctccacatctaaaacaaacattttcaccTGCTCTACACTCTTCGGGGTGGCGTCTCCCACATTGAGGACATTCTGGCCTAGGAGGTCAAGTACTGCCCATACTTGCAACTGTAGTGGTTTGGGCTCTAGAACCCTCGAATCTTCTACCCCTGCTTCGGCTAGAATATCTAGCTGGAAAATGTGATCCTCTAGAGAGCTCCCTAGGCCTCTTagatgtagactgaaatgatttactcattTGCCTCTTCTTTGTATTCTGCGCTTCAGCTTCAACTTtgcctttctctttttctttcaacaaATCTTCTACTTTACAAGCTCTCTCAACTAAAACAACAATCTCTCTAATTTCCAAGACACCCACTGCTAATTGAATATTATCATTAAGCCCTTCTTCAAATCTCTTACACATGTTTACTTCAGTAGACACAAATTCCTGGGCATACTTACTAAGTCTGACAAACTCGCGTTCATATTCAGTCACAGacatcttaccttgttttagctcaagaaactcattccttttctgatctataaatctctgGCTGATGTACTTCTTTCGAAACTCCTCTTGAAAGAAATCCTAGGTCACCCTCTCACTCGGTACTACTGACACGAGGgtcttccaccaatggtaaGATGAATCTCGaagaagtgaaacaacacaTTTCATACATTCTTCCGGcgtacaagataattcttcaaaaacccTGATGGTATTCTCAAGCCAGAATTCTGCTTTttctgcatcatcatctttggtaGCCCGAAATTCTTCAGCCCCTTGCTTCCTAATCTTATCAACAGGTGGTCTCTCCCTGATGACTATACCTGCAGCTggggaagctacatggggaacctgTGAATcctgagggggtggaggtcttacagccggattcgtacgaacgaactcgacaaaccaatcattcatggAATCCATAAAGGAAGGTAGTTCAATTACTCGATCCTCGTTGCTACTTGGTTTAGAAAACCATGCATGTTGAAAGGCACGTATGAATGCTTTCACTTGTTTATTAATGAAGCAACCTAGGAAGCTATTGAAGATAGGTGGATTCGACCCAGTATGACTACTGTTGATGGCATTACATGTCCTAAAGAAGAAGCAAATACACTATCGCTGCTCATGGAAATTCACAAGTTCTAAATGTCATTTTTAGTGGAGTTGACTTCGACCAACTTCAAGTCATTTATTTGTGTGAATTTGCTGAGGCATGGAAAATCTTGTAAAACCAACATGAAGGAAATGATGTCGTGTTGTCAAAACTtcagattaaaattaaaaaaaatatatattagaattaaataaagaCAAATAGGTAGAATTTGAAAAAGGCAATGAGCTAACTTAAAAGTAAAAtctttcattttcatgtttgtTTTACGGTTCATGTTTGGGATTTGTAGTTATCGCTCCCAGCAATGTCATCTTCAAGGATCAAACCACGTTCTCTAATTGAAAATGCAAAGTGCCTTGCCACTACACCCAACACTTGTTAATTCCAAACctttttattatatgataaaattgttttaaaaatataagttatgcAAATAACATAATGATTAGTGTAGATAATAGGTGGGTAAAGACTAGTTGTTTTAACTAAAAGATGAGTAGTTATTTTAAGCAATTTTTCACGAGGCGGAATTGGTTAAACCACAAGAATTATTGAAGattaaaaagaatagaaaaaaccatgaataataaagaaaaaagttaattttgtaaatagtaataataatataaaccttcattttataaaataaaagattaaaattaaatatttaaactaatttaagtAGAAAATCAAACTGTTTttatccaattcaattttctttcggTTTTAATAGTAATTGAAGCAATTGGACCCAATTCCGATAACcatgattttaagaaaaatgtttaCAATTGTATTCATTTCTCGGCTCAAATGACaaacaataatttgaaaatattaaaaaaatgtttatagGATAAGTTAAAAGAACCAATTTATTACTAAAACAAGGACCAATTCGTTAAATGCTTTCGTAACCGAACATGCGAAATACACCTTCATTAGCTGAATATTTGTTCTCGTCATTCCCCGCATAAGCAagtaaatgtttttttttttttttaatcaagaCTCCATTCTACAGACCTTCATCTCATGAATGAACACACCTTACTCTCTTATCCTATATGGAAACTTGTATATCAACTTGGCCATTCATATGATTATtggaaaacaaagaaacaaaggaCACTTCATTGCTGAGCTACCAATTAATGTCATCATCacttgatatgtatatatgttgatTCAGACCGTCCCTTCTTCCTCATCTTCGTCATCTTCCGCATCGTCGATTCCAACCCAATTTgtgaatgcaaaaagaaacTCTTTGAAACTCACTGATCCATTTTTATCCCAGTCCATTTCTTCTGCAACCACGTAATACACTTTGTTCAGTGTATGCCAAAACTTCCTAGTACTTATTAATGCAGTTTTACATAagtgaagtaaaaaaaaaaaaaaaaacaaaaacaaaaatgcaCACATATGGTATGGAGATTGCTGACCAAATCTTTTCATGGCTATTCGTCCAGACGAACGCTCCCCGGATTCATTTATGGCTTGAACCATCTCGTTCTTGCTAACAAAACCATCCTTGTTCTTGTCCAAGAACACGAATGCATCAACAAAGGTTTCGAATGTGGCCTCCAAGTTTGGCATTCCCATTCGTGATTTCTGATAATGTCATGGAAGGCCAAGATAACAGACAACAAACACAATTATAGCAAGTATTATAGGGATGGGATACCATGAAAAGGTCATATGTCGATAGAACACATCACCTCAAGGTAAATGTTCAAGACAGCTACATATAACTTAAAACAAACAGAGATAAGGTGAATCAAGTTTTGTGTTAAGGATACACCTTCATGTCCAGGAGCATTGTCCTTGAGAAGATAGACCAGGCAAAGAAGTACAATGAACTCGTTGAATTTTATTCCCATATTTTGATTGAAATCGCATGCCTTAAACAGATCACTTATCTCCTCCTCTGTGAATGAAATTTGAAGCTTGTTGAAACATTTTTTCAGCTCTTCATTGTCGATTGCACCATTTGAGTCCTCATCTACAAAGAAACGCAATGCATGGAACATGCCACTCAAAATATTATGCAAAACATACAAAGATATatgtagaatttttatttataagaggGAAAAAAGGGCTATACCAAACTGCTCAAAAACGGCTTTACAATTCCTTAAACTCTCATCAATTTTAGGGAATTTTAAGATAACACTGTTAAAGGATTTCATTGCAGTTCCTACAGAAGCCCTTCGCTGCATAGCTTCAACCATTTTAGCTTCTAGTTTTGTTTCTGCCATTTCGAATGATTTATCATACACCTCCCATTTCCAACTACTGGGACGCGGAAGACAGGCTTAATGTTTTCCTGCCATAaaagtagaaaatattaaaaattattgaagcCATCTCATTGTAGCAAACATgacaacaaacaaataaaatattctatttaTCTGCAACCAGTATAGTCATATGAACATAAACAGAATACCATGaagatatatattaatattttttgtggTAAAAATCCAACTTGATATCAAAGATGAGATATTTCATGAACTATCAACAGCTTAACATAACACAAATATTGTTCATGGCTGAATAGTTACCAGGAAGATATAGGGAGTTGAAAAGCCAAGCAGGATCCTTTGGGTCTTCTGCTAccctaaaaacaaaaaggaaaaaggctTGAATTCGACCAACTTTGAGCTTCTAAAGGCAAACAAGAAAACCAACTCTAGGATCTGAATTGTGTAGGGAGgaaagaggaggaagaagaagtaGAAGAAAAATGCAAAGACAAAATTAAGGAAGGAATGATGAAGAGTGAGAGAGAAAGTGGGAGAGTGTGGAGGGTTGATTTTGTCCATTTTGATCTGATTTGAAAAGGCAAGGTTTGTGGTGAACCCACCACGTATTTGGTTTCCTTACGAATCACCATCTGTACTTTCGTCTCTTCCAATGTTGCAGTTGTTGGGTTGAGTTTGGGTTTCTTGCATTGACTTTTTCCTCAAAACAAAAACTATACTATTATCATGATATCCATCAACGtgtctatatatgtatatatgtggtCTAAGGAGCAGAAGATGATCGATTGAGTACAAAAATGGAACTCATCTCAGTCTCCATAAAGAGAAAATTCTAAGGTGACTGCCTTAGATTGAAATTTCTGTATTCTTTCCTTAAGCTTGATATCAAGGGATTGTATCAAAATTGTGATTCTacattatctttatttttttctaataagagaatgacaaattatatttttgcttctgattttcagcttttttctcctaacaaaattcaaattcaactaaaaatactaaaaatcaaGAATTTGTCATCCTCCTTTTAGAAAAGGATAGAGATAACGTGGAATCATAGTTTTATACAATTCTTTCTCTATAAAGTAAACccttaaattgaaaattcatcCTAATCGTTTGATCATTAAAAAATCTGTTTATTGGTAAACCGAGTAATAGCTAACTCAAGAATTAGAGGTGagcatttatctaattaaattgatttaatcacctcaacaaatgaaatttaattaattttatttgctttaatcgttttaaaattaatagattttgGAAATTGGTTTATTAAGTTAGTtatctcttaatttttttaacatgaaattCATTTGTAAAGAGAAAACAAGAACAATCAAAAGACTCAAAGAATCAAGAGAAAGTATAACCTAAACAAGCTTATCCCATACACTAGAAAACAACTTTTGATTTGATAATGAAAGAAACATAGGTacttgtaaaattttcatttagactTGTATCTTTAAATGATTGCTACAAGGGACAATCAAGgatttcttgtttttaagaGTATTGAAACATGACGGATATTTGATGAAAGAATGTATAGAGGCACAAAGCaataaagcaaaacaaaaaaataaatttattataaacttCAATTTTTCATTCTACAATTTTGGTTTACATGAACATCTATGCTTAAATAAgctgaaaataataataaaaaaattataacttggCAAATGTTGGAACTTGTACAGTATAACTTGTCTCTTTATTGGTTGATTTTAGTCTAATTAACAGTCAAAAcatcttataaaaaattatcattatttcaGTGCAAGTTGGCAACTTGTAGAGAAAGAACTCGCATGTATAAGCTCACCTAACACAGCTCACATCTTTGGTGAGCTCGCAACTTTGGGTGAGCTTGCACCTTTCATGAGCTCGCACCTTTGGGAAGTTTGCATCTTTGCGATCTGTATTTGCCATTGTATGGATGGTCACTTCGCAACACTCCTCCTTAACCTCTATGCTGTGAACCCCAATATCATAACACTGGTTCTCGAACTTCATCTTCCTAAGAGGTTTTATTAGAATGTTTGCTAACTAATCTCGCGAACTGCGGTGAACCAAAGTTACTTCCTTAGCTTGTTCCACTTCTCTCACAAAATGATACTTGattttgaagtgttttgttCTTCCATAGAACATTAGATATTTTTGCAATTGTGGCAGTAGAATGATTATCACATTTTATTTCTATTGCGGCTACAACATCCTTAGCTTCAGTAGTTGATTATGTTATTGTTTCCTGCTTTTTTGAACTCCAACAGAACATATTTGATCCTAGAGTAAAAAAATAACCTGAGGTACTCTTCATATCTTCAGTACACCCAACCAATCACTGTTTGAATACCCAAGTAACTTGACCTTTCTAGTTTTCACAAACTTCACTCCATGGGTTAAAGTTCCTCTTATGTATCACAGAACCCTTTTGACTACTCTGCAGTTGTTCGCATTGCAGCAATGCATGTACCTTGACGATAGACTTACACTAAACTTTATGTAAAGTTTGGATGCAGCCAAAAAGCAAGCATCCAACCAAGCTTCTATAGCTTGTTTCATCAACTCTTTCAACATCTTCATTGCTGGCGAGCTTTTCATCTTATCCGATAGGGGTGTTCATTGGCTTACAATTCTACATACTATATTTTCATAGAATCTTCGTGGCGGAACCTTTTTGgtttataaaaattgtatagCGAGTTTGAATTACTTTCAGACCAAGGAAATATGCCATTTCTCCCAAGTTTGACATTTCAAGCTTCACTTGCATTTGCTCTTTGAAATCAACCACCAATTTGATGTTGTTGTCAATCACAAGTAAATCATCAACACACAATGATATAATGAAAGAGCTTCATTACTAGATTTCTTCACATATAGTGTGGGTTTGCTGACACTTCTTTCAAATCCCAAGTCTGTTAGATGATTATCGATCCTTACATACCATGCCCTTGGTGCTTACTTTAGGCCATAcaattgattaaatgctaaaattacatattttatgtaattaaattggttaatttatgagagtgcaccactagtttttcaatgtttatattgaatttagtgcaggggtgcaatttggggctaaatagaagaaaaaggaaacaattgggctatattgaagaaagaagcaaagaaggcGGGCCAAAgcaaaatttttccaagatgtaattagttgaaaatttatgttgacttagtgggagattatgtagggatttttatatcatggaatattttatttccttgacTTTCTATGACTagtggctcttaatttagcaaagccactagtataaataggggactactttgttcatt from Gossypium raimondii isolate GPD5lz chromosome 1, ASM2569854v1, whole genome shotgun sequence harbors:
- the LOC105782390 gene encoding probable calcium-binding protein CML21, producing MAETKLEAKMVEAMQRRASVGTAMKSFNSVILKFPKIDESLRNCKAVFEQFDEDSNGAIDNEELKKCFNKLQISFTEEEISDLFKACDFNQNMGIKFNEFIVLLCLVYLLKDNAPGHEGKSRMGMPNLEATFETFVDAFVFLDKNKDGFVSKNEMVQAINESGERSSGRIAMKRFEEMDWDKNGSVSFKEFLFAFTNWVGIDDAEDDEDEEEGTV